One part of the Pelodiscus sinensis isolate JC-2024 chromosome 16, ASM4963464v1, whole genome shotgun sequence genome encodes these proteins:
- the SOCS1 gene encoding suppressor of cytokine signaling 1: MVAHSKVAADNAVAADPRCRLDPPARDHSQPRGYHGPARSNTVQAQSDTHFRTFRSQADFSSITRASALLDACGFYWGPLSVSAAHEKLKSEPEGTFLLRDSRQKNCFFAISVKTATGPTSIRINFQAGRFSLDGSKESFDCLFKLLEHYISSSKKVLVTPLRKVRLRPLQELCRKSIVATFGRENLNHIPLNPVLKDYLKSFPFQI; encoded by the coding sequence ATGGTAGCGCACAGTAAGGTGGCAGCAGATAATGCAGTTGCAGCAGACCCAAGATGTCGACTTGACCCTCCAGCACGGGATCATTCTCAGCCTAGAGGTTACCATGGCCCGGCTCGGTCCAACACTGTGCAAGCACAGAGCGACACACATTTCCGAACCTTCCGCTCACAGGCGGATTTCAGTAGCATCACCCGAGCAAGTGCCCTACTGGATGCATGTGGCTTCTACTGGGGCCCACTGTCAGTCAGCGCAGCCCATGAGAAGCTGAAATCTGAGCCTGAGGGCACTTTCCTCCTCAGAGACAGCAGACAAAAAAATTGCTTCTTTGCCATCAGTGTTAAGACGGCTACTGGACCTACCAGCATCCGAATCAACTTTCAAGCTGGGCGTTTCAGCCTGGATGGCAGCAAGGAGAGTTTTGACTGTCTCTTTAAGCTACTGGAACATTATATAAGCTCCTCTAAGAAGGTGCTGGTCACCCCATTACGCAAAGTCCGTTTACGGCCATTGCAGGAGCTCTGCCGGAAAAGCATTGTGGCAACATTCGGGAGAGAGAATTTAAACCACATCCCTCTCAATCCAGTTTTAAAGGACTACCTGAAATCATTTCCATTTCAGATataa